A stretch of DNA from Excalfactoria chinensis isolate bCotChi1 chromosome 19, bCotChi1.hap2, whole genome shotgun sequence:
CACCACCGCAGCCGCAGAGCTCTCATGGGCAGCTCCCATCACGGCCCCGCCACCTCCTTGCCCGTGCAGTTGGCACTGTTTGCTACTGTACatacctttatttatttacctatttaAGTGCGTgcagaagcatttttatttatttgacttCTTAGGGGCGAACGTTTCGCTGTAATTCACCCTGTTTGTCTGTCGGCTTTGTGccataaaaacaaaggaaagctgcCTCTTGTCCCGCTGTGTCTCTGTCCGGCAGGGCCAGGCCCGCGGGCCGCACCTGACCCCGCTGCGGACCCGGGGCAGCACCGGCACCTACAGCCCCGTCACGGCCGGGCCCGTTACCACCGCGGCCATAGGGAGCCCCATTTGGTGCCGCCGGGGCGGCCGCGCTCCGGGTTGCGCCCATCAGCCCCGTTTTCCCTTCGCTTTCACTTTCACCCTCCGGGCAGGGAAGGCCGCAGCCCTCGGGGCCGCCCCGGCGGTGCCACGCTCCGCCCACGGCCGCCGCCGTCCCGGCCGGGTGTCATCGATCGTCCAAGGTCGGGGGCAGCGCggccggggccgccccgctcGCCATGGCGCTGTCCGAGGCGCTGGGGCGGCTGGACGAGGAGGCCGTGTGCTCCATCTGCCTGGAGTACATGAGCGAGCCCGTCAGCATCGACTGCGGGCACAACTTCTGCCGCGGCTGCATTGCGAGGCACTGCCAGGACAAGGCCTTGTGGAGCGACGCGCCGTTCTCCTGCCCGCAGTGCCGGGCTCCGTGTCGCCGCAGCGGCCTCCGGCCCAACCGGCAGCTGGCCAACATCGTGGACAGCATCCGGCAgctggggctgcggggcggcgcggggacGGCGGCGGGGGACGGAGCCCCGCTGTGCGCCCTGCACGACGAGCGGCTCAAGCTGTTCTGCGAGGCGGACGAGCGGCCCATCTGCGTGGTGTGCCGGGAGTCCCAGCAGCACCGCTCGCACTCCGTGTACCCCATCGAGGAGGCGGCGCAGGCGTACAAGGTACGGGCACCCCTCCGAACGGCCCCGGGCACGCTGCGGCCATCGGAACGGCGGCAAAGCCGCTTCGCTGCGGGTGCCGGGCTGAGGGTGGCTTTGCTGCCTCCTAACGCAGGGGGCGCCGTGACCCGTCAGCCCGTGTGCGTGGGACGGCCTGCCCCGCAAAACGCTGGGGCAGCGGAGTGTGGAGCTGCGGGCACCCAAACACCGTGTCCGAGCATTGCGGGGAGCTGCTGGCACCCAAACACCGTGTCCGAGCATTGCAGGGTGCCCAAACGCCATGTCCCGGCGCTGTGGGACGCAGTCCGCTTGCTCTCGGAACTGAAATGATGAGGAAAATAGGGAAAGACCCGAGTTGCATGGAGGGGGTTAATGCTGTGAGCAGAGTGAAGAGCGCAGCTGCTGGGCATGGGTGCCAGAGATGGCACTGCCTGGCACAGGGCCGTGTCCCCCTGCTGCCCGCTGGCAccagcagctgtttgctcaggGACCAGGCGGAGCACGCAGGGTGTGGAGCCAacctcctttctgctgctttcaggacAAACTCCAGAAATCGCTGGAGCAGCTTTCCAAGGAAGTGGAGGATATGAAGAAGCGCGAGTCAGAGGGGAAGGTGAAAACCCAGGAGTGCAAGGCAGGTGCTCGGTTTACTTGTGAAAGAATGACCTTACACAGTGTCAGGAATTTAAAGCATCCGGAACGGTCTGGGGCTCTGAGCTCAGTACGGCCCTCAGGTGGGACGTGCCCCACGTCCTGCTGCCGTATGGAGAACCCACATCTACCAGGGAGCCTGAGCCACCACAGCTGCCAGAGCGTGGTGCTGGAAACCAGCCTCAGTGAGCGTGGAAGCAGTGAGTGCAGCTCTGAACAAGTTAAAAAGCAATGCCTGGGCAAAAAGCAGCATGCCAGCTCCGAGGAAATCACGAGGGCTTGTGTGCCAGCTCATCGAATagatgctttctgtttgcatttcactTGAGTCAAAAGTGAGACACACGATGAGCTCTGATCCACAGCAATAGAACTGAAATTGCTTTCGTTACGAAACTAAAAGTGAATTACTGAattactgctgctctgctgtacCCCAGGCAGCCCCAGGGGGCAGAACACCAGCAAAACAGAGGCAGTTTAGGTCTAGAAGGAAACGTAACTGCAGAAAAGGAAGTGAAACTTCTGACTGGAGCTTTCCCCTGCTGACCTGATAATTAATCAGCTTTGGCAGGGAAAAGTTTTCTCAGTGCTCAGTTATCTGTGTGGGCTGTCACTGCTGATGGAGGCTGGGGGTGCTGCTGTGCGCCCACCATCCCCCTCAGGCACCGCgctgtgtcagagctgtgtCCCATCCCCGCCTGCCTGAGTCAGGGCTGTGGGGTCACAGCTGGGCTGCTCCCTTCTGTCTGCtcaataaaaagaacaaaacatccccagccagtgctgggctgcagtcCTGGCTCACCAAGAGCACATGAGTCAGTCAGGTCCAAGAAATCACGTGCTtagaagaagaggaaatgcaCTTTGGTTTCCACTCGTTTACCTTGCGGGCTTTGAGGCTTCCCGGGCTTAGTGAACCCCAGCATGTTTTTCTGGAGCTGTTTAACTTTCAGGCTTCAGGTTTGGAGCCAGGTGCCAAATAGCAAATCTTGGGAAAAAGTTTCTCAAGCCGTGGGACCCCACCTGTCACTGCCCCTCTCACCTCTGAGTCCAGGGATGGCTCTCAGCACCCGGGGAGTCCTGCCTGGCTTCTTCCAGCCCCtgcccacccccacccccaggTGCTGTCACATTTACACAGCACTGTCaatgcagagctcagcctgagCCTGGCATGCAGGAGAGTTGCACCACTCCTGATAGAATAGACccctgtgctgcactgagaCATTTGTGGGCATCAGAGGTCCAGAACTGGTCATAACTGCCCTTCTGTTGGAAAACAGAGGATGCCAAGTGGGGACTGTGGCTAGATCAAAGCGCAGCCTTTATCCTTTGGctcttcttttaaataaacacacttagacaaaaatgcagcagtttCCTGCATGCCAGGCATAGCGCTGGGCTCTGACTCAGCTCCCTGGCTAACGCTGCCTCCCTTCACTCTGTGCATCTTTCCTGTCACAAGGAGAAAGTGAAGAGAAAGCGGGAGACGATTGTGTGCGAGTTTGGGAAGCTGCACCAGCTGCTGGCTGatgaggagaagctgctgcttcagaagctggaggaggaggagacgCAGATTCTGGTGACGATCTCTGAAAACATAGCCAGGGTGACAGAGCAGAAGAGCTTGCTGGTCGAGCTGATCCTGGAGATAAAAGAGAAGATGCAGCAGCCAGCGGAGGGGCTGCTCAAGGTCAGGCTTTACCACTAGCCCTCTCAGTTGTCCCCAGCTTCAGCCCCAAGGCCTCTGCTGTGTGACCAGGTGGCTGGGGCCAGGCTGGAGTGACATACGCAGAATTGCTTCTCTCTTCTAGGACATGAGATGCATCCTGAGCAGGTGGGTACCTGTGCTCCTTTCTCTTACTGTCCCAGCTGCCTTCTGGCTCTCAGTGTCTCTGTCTCCCAGCGCAGAGTTCCATTTGCCCTCTAGGGATAGAGTACCCTGGGGCTGACAAGGCTGGGGTCTGAAAGCTGAGTGGCTGCAGAACCCTCCTCTTCCAGGGCCTCAGAGCTGAGGTCTTGTCTGGCCCTGTGGAGTGTGAGATGTGTCCCCTCCTAAGGGCCAGGTTGGCCTGTCTCCTTCGTCTCCCAGGCACCTCTACTTGGCACCTCACTGAGATCCATTTTTTATGCATCAGTTCACTCTGGAACAAAGGTCCCATTGCACTTGCTACCAAGTAGTCATCCCTTGTGCTTTATCATGGCTGAGGAGTTCAAGGGAGGGAATGCATCTGTGCAGCCGGGTGAAAGGCATTAGAAAGCCCCATGATGCAGCAGGAGGTTTGTTGTGCAGTGGGCACTGAGTATGTTCTGCAGTATTGCTCTCCTTTCAGGTGTGAAACGATGAAGTTTCAGGCCCCCAAACCTGTGTCTGTGAACTTGAAGGAGGACTACAGCATCCCAGAGCGCTGCATGGGTATGAGACACATGCTGAGGAAGTTCAAAGGTGAGGGTCTGCGTCCAGCTCCCTGCACAGGTGGTCATGGTCGCCCTTCCCTGGGGCatggggaaaggctgagtgTGTCCTTGATGTGTGTGGGCTGCTGGTTGGGGTGGGATCCTGGCTGTAGCCTTTGGCCCCAGCAGCCTCAGTGGAAGATTGCATTTACTCATGGGAGACTGTGccaccagtgctgctctgctgctgtttgctgcagagctgcaggttttggttttgtgtcaGCCACCCCCAGACTGGCTGTGTTGGAGTCCGTCCAGGTTTGGGCTCCTCTTCAATGACATGACTTCAGAGCAGACCCCATTTCAGACCAGACTTTTTTGttagcagcagagctgtgggtttcttttcctctatcACTACATTggagttttcttcctggattttGGATGACATTCCCAGTGTGCATACAGGTGCATTCAGGCTGGTTCCAATGGCTGGAGAGCTTCCTCCTTCTGGTCTCGGGTTGGAAGGACGTTGCTCACAAACTCTTGTTTTCAACATGACTTATTAAGCTATACCCCGAATGCCAGGCTGCCCTGGTTGTCCCCATTCTGCAGCCACACGCCAACTGCTTTGACATGCTCAACATCTGGAACGATGTTTATGAATCACACTTCcccacaccagcagcaccaaGTGATGCACAAGGCGTAATGCCATTACACATAGCTGGCAGCAAGGGCTGGGTGTGCAGCATCTCAGTGGCAGACTCACAAAGCCCTTTGgtcctcctcccttctctcccaccAGTGGATGTGACTCTGGACCCTGAGACGGCGCACCTGGAGCTCGTCCTGTCTGAGGACCGCAAGAGCGTGCGGCGCGGGAGCAGGAAGCTCTTCCTGTTGCTATTTGACAACCCCAAGAGGTTCAGTTGTGCGCCagtggtgctggggctgcaggcctTCTTCTCGGGCCGCAGCTACTGGGAGGTGCAGGTGGGAGACAAGCCGGAGTGGGGCCTGGGGCTGTGCAAGGAGGCTGCCTGCCGGAAAGGCAGTGTTGTCTTCTCCCCTCAAAATGGCTACTGGGTGCTGCGGCTGCAGAACGGTGGCTATGAGGCCCTTACCTGCCCCGTCTCCTGCCTGGCCCCAAGCGTCAGGCCCCGCTGCGTTGGTATCTTCCTGGACTATGAGGCAGGAGAAATCTCCTTCTACAACGTGTCCGACCGCTCCCACCTCTACACCTTCACCGACAAGTTCTCAGGAAAACTGCGGCCTTTCTTCTACCTGGGCTCCCTTATGGGGGGCAAAAATACGGAGCCCTTGGTGATCTCCTGGATGAGGGACACGCAGGGGACCAGCTGTGTTGTGCTGTGACGGGGAcgggcagagctgtgggggcACAACGAGCTGCTCGGGTGAGCAGGAGGTGAGGGCTGGCAGTTACTGTGTGCATAGCATGGGGTATTGCATGCATAGCAGACCCAGCCAGGACCATGCTGGGATTGTAGCACCTGGTGTCCTCTGGTGCCCTACTGCTCATCCACAGCCTTCTGGTGGGGGGGGCTCACAGCCTGCTGCGCCGTGAGGCTTTGGGTATGGATTGTACTGACACGAGGCAATAAAGAGATGATCTGGGGAGCCCTTGGCAGTGCATTTCTGtggtgctgcccagcagctACACCCTGTGCTGTGGGGACAAAAATAATTAACCTTTATTTAGTGACTGATTCAATGAGAATAAAGTGAGATTTGATAAGGAATGGTCTCAAATGCTTTGTATGGTTTCTCTGGGAGTGTCTAGCTGGAGATCAGGAGGCTCCTAGTGAAAAATGGCGCTGGATACAACCCTGCTGTTCCTCTCAGCTGGTTTTTGGTGCTTCCTTTCTTGAGGCCCACCCAGCTCCCCTTGGCTGCAGGATCTCTGGGGGCCGCgcagcagagaggagagcaCATCAACAGTAGGTTAGTCCCAGATCTGCCGTGTCCCAGGAAGGGCCTTGCTGGACTCTGCACCTCTTTTTGACCTCCAGGAGGATCTTAGAGTGTACAAGAAGCTATAGAAAGAATATGACTGAGGGCTTGGTAGAGGGCAGGAAGCCAAGGCACAGCCAGGGAAAGCACTGTGTAGGGTGGCAGCTGGGAAGAGACCAGGCTGAACATCACCAGGATGGCAGGAAATGGTGACGGTGCAATGAGGGAACAAGTGAATGGCCGAGCAGAAAGGATGTGAGCTCACTGCCACTACACCCAGCGTGTTCCTAGAAGTCATGAATCTGCATCTCCCTGGAAGGAGAGTAAAGGTCCAAGGCAGGAGATACCTCTGGAGGCGCCATGCAGTTTTCCACTTCATGGAATCTCTGTGTCACCCGCAGTAAGAATCCACTCTGGGTTGGCACCTCTGTCCTGAGATACCCAGACCAGATTTGCCACGGGCAGAGAGAaaactgggagcactgggaccTGCTTTTAGACCCCCTGCTGACTCAGTGCTACTAAGCTTGGTTGGCTTTCAGATGGTTTTCATAAAGACTGTAATGAAACATACAGTAGACTTCTTTCGATAACACAGATCAatattactgaaagaaaagcatttccaaagcacACCAGAGCATGAAAAGCACCATCTCTCAAGAATCGTCCTGTACGTTGCACAGAACACGTAGTAAATACCACGCTCTGTTTGCAGGATGAGCAACCAGCAGCAAAACATCCACAGCTTGCAAATTCTGAAACCACTGCGTCTATCACTCCTGTCTGGGTCTGTCTGAGCCCAAGTAGAGCTGCGGCCCCAATGAGCCAATCAACATGGACTGCGTCCTGCCCTTCTTCTGAGCCATCTCGGTGCCAGGAACACTGCTCCTGgcttctgctggcagctgtgggcTGCGATCATCTTCTCTTTGCTGGTGCAGACTCACACCCGTGTGCCGGCGGGTGGGTTAGCGGAGTGCTGCACTCCTTGATGCACTGAGCTGTCACACGTGGGTGGGTGCAGAGAATGACATGAGCAATTCAGGACTCCCTGCTGGCTCCCGAAATAGTGGTGTGGGTTAGCTGAGGTACGCAGAGTAGGTGTCTGCTGTGGGTGGCTCCAGCATGACCCAGGGGCTAAGGACGTTGGTGCATGCTGTTGTTTGCAATGGACTCGCACAGTGCATGGGTTGGTGGTGCTGGCAACTGACCCTCAGTGAGggccccacagctgtgggaCTGCTTCTGGTGCTGTGAGGTCTGGGGAGCTGCAACCGTGAGGGTCCTGTCCCCTGCTCCTGGAGTGAGGGCAGCTGTTGGTGCCCAGCTTTGTGCCAGACTCAGGCTCTGGGGGAAGGTacagcctgcagcacacaggcagGGTGTTGGCTGGCACACAGCGGCCAAGGCTTTCTCTCATCCTCATCAttctctcatcctctcattCTCTATCATCATTAAGGGTGTTGGAATGCTGCTAGGTAAGGCAAAGCTCATGGAAGGCAGGGAAGTTATACAAGGCAGTCAGTATGGCTTCACCCAGGGCAGGGATGggatccacagcctccttgggcaaaaCCTGAAGATGTCATCATGATTCCAGATTCTGCTACGGTCACAAACTGAGCAAGGACAGAAAtttcttacaaaaatatttatttttcaatgtttGAATTAAATATTAGATCAAAAATAGAattcattaaatacaaaaaatataatCCAATCCTGactcttaatttaaaaataggTATCTATTAAATAATCTTCCTATTTGCTTGGAGTGGCATTGTTCCACCTGCTCCCTTCCACTGTGAacaattaaatacataaatagtAAAGCAGATTCTGGGACACTTCCAGTCTCTCGGGTTGCATTTCTGGCAGGGCCTGCAGCTGGCCATAGCTCGCTCATCCCATCCTGGTGCATCAGTTCAGTTCCAGCTTGTTCATGTAGTCCTGCACCCAGTCGTCCTCGGGGTTGGCACAGACCTCACGGCGCTTCCTGGTGATGAacctgcagggagcagccaggTGAGATCCCATGGGAGAGCCCTGCGTGGAGGTGACCCCTCCTCCACTCCACACCCTCTCCTGCTGACCACATGGGCCACAGAGCCCTGGGGCAGGACCAGTATGAGCCCCCCCAGCATCCCTTTGCACCCGCTGGTTCCAAATCTTTCCTaccaccccccctccccaaaggAGTTGTTCTCCTCACAGCTCCGAATGCAGAGGAATCCCCAGCCCAAAGGCAGAGCTCCCTGTTCAGGGGGACACTTACACAACGCCAGCATGAGGGCACTGGCTGTTGGTCTCGTAGTAGTCTGCCACAAAGCTGAAGGGCAACTGCCGGGAGACGAAGGTGAAGCAGCAGGAGGTCGGAGGGTCGGAA
This window harbors:
- the LOC140260761 gene encoding E3 ubiquitin-protein ligase TRIM58-like, giving the protein MALSEALGRLDEEAVCSICLEYMSEPVSIDCGHNFCRGCIARHCQDKALWSDAPFSCPQCRAPCRRSGLRPNRQLANIVDSIRQLGLRGGAGTAAGDGAPLCALHDERLKLFCEADERPICVVCRESQQHRSHSVYPIEEAAQAYKDKLQKSLEQLSKEVEDMKKRESEGKVKTQECKEKVKRKRETIVCEFGKLHQLLADEEKLLLQKLEEEETQILVTISENIARVTEQKSLLVELILEIKEKMQQPAEGLLKDMRCILSRCETMKFQAPKPVSVNLKEDYSIPERCMGMRHMLRKFKVDVTLDPETAHLELVLSEDRKSVRRGSRKLFLLLFDNPKRFSCAPVVLGLQAFFSGRSYWEVQVGDKPEWGLGLCKEAACRKGSVVFSPQNGYWVLRLQNGGYEALTCPVSCLAPSVRPRCVGIFLDYEAGEISFYNVSDRSHLYTFTDKFSGKLRPFFYLGSLMGGKNTEPLVISWMRDTQGTSCVVL
- the LOC140260849 gene encoding C-C motif chemokine 4 homolog, whose translation is MKVSVAALAALLIAICYQTSAAPVGSDPPTSCCFTFVSRQLPFSFVADYYETNSQCPHAGVVFITRKRREVCANPEDDWVQDYMNKLELN